The following nucleotide sequence is from uncultured Draconibacterium sp..
CTGATGATGCTCAAAAATACTCTTTGAAATTGAATTGTACAATTCCTGCAGACCGGGCATTTCTTTTAATTCACTCAGGTGAGCATTTATAATGTTTTCATCGAAACGGATAGCCGGGCCTGTTTGTGCGTCTTTCGGATGTAACTCCTGCACCTTTTGGGCTGTTTCCGTAATGAGTGGCCGTAGGATTTCAA
It contains:
- a CDS encoding DUF2520 domain-containing protein, which translates into the protein EILRPLITETAQKVQELHPKDAQTGPAIRFDENIINAHLSELKEMPGLQELYNSISKSIFEHHQEKQ